GCTGAATCATAAATCTAGTAATAAAAAATCCGGAAATAATTTTCCGGATTTTTTTATTTAATTTTTCAGATGTTGGTCAAAATAGTCGGTCACTTTCTGCATCAGGTGAACTCTGTCTTTGCCCATAACATTATGTTCGTGGCCCGGATAAACAAAATAATCGAGCTGAACACCATTATCAACAGCAGCTTTCAGAAACTTTACTGAATGTTGCCAAACCACCACATTGTCCTGCGCTCCGTGAATCATCAAAAGGTTTCCTTTAAGATTCTGCACTTTATCTAAAAGATTAGAGTTTTTGTAGCCTTCGGGATTGGTTTGTGGCGTGTCCATATATCTTTCGGTATACATAATTTCGTACATGCTCCAGTCGATCACCGGTCCACCTGCAACACCCGCTTTGAAAACTTCCGGATATTTCAGCATAAAACTCGTCGTCATAAATCCACCGAAACTCCAGCCATGAATACCTAATTTCTCACCATCAACATACGGAAGAGATTTCAGGTAATCAACGCCTTTCAGCTGATCTTTCATTTCGGTTTCACCCAGATTTCTGAAAACTGCCTGTTCAAATTTCATTCCTCGGTTAGAGGATCCCCTTCCATCCATGGTGAAAACGATATAGCCGTTCTGCGCCATATATTCGTACCAGAGATTTCCGGAAGCCGGGAAAATGTCTGTCACCAACTGAAGATGCGGCCCGTTGTACAGGTAAACGATGGTTGGATATTTTTTAGCGGCATCAAAATCCGTTGGAAGAATAATTTTCCCGTACAGAAGTGTTCCGTCATCAGCTTTCAGCGTTACATTTTTAATTTCCGGTCTTTTGTAATTTTTCAGAGGATTCTCTGAAGTCAAAATATTTTTAGACTTTAAAGTCGAGGTGTTAAGAAGATTAACTGAACGCGGCGTCGTCGCATTACTGTAGATATCATAAAGCTGTGTTCCGTCCTTGCTTAAAACTCCGGTGTGCATTCCTGGAGCGGTAGATAATTTTTGAGTTTTGAAATTATTCCAGTTTACTCTGTAAAGATGTCTTTCCATCGGCGATTCCTGCGTAGAAGTGTAATAGATTTCCTTCTTTTTTTCATTGAAACCCAAAATATCAGTAACCAGCCAGTCGCCTTTAGTAATCTGCGCTACCAAACCTTTTTCGAGGTTGTAATGAAACAGATGGTTGTAACCCGTGCGCTGACTTTGCCAAATGAAATCGGTATTGGAGTTGGGGAAAAACAACAAAGGATGCTGAGGCTCGACATATTTATCTGAAGTTTCTTCAAATAAAGTTTTTACCAAATTTCCTGTTACCGCGTCGTATTGATTCATTTTTAAATGATTCTGGTCACGGTTCAGTACGCCAACGAAAATATATTTGGAATCAGGACTCCAGGTAATCGCAGTTAAATACTGCTCCTTATCACCATCAATATTCAGAAACGTCTTTTTCTGTGAGTTTACATCATAAACACCTAAAGTCACCTGATGCGAAACAGCACCTGCCATTGGATATTTAATGTTTACATTTTTTGCAGGAGTAGAAGCCCAGTCGATGATCGGGTAATCAGTGACCATACTTTCATCCATTCTGTAAAAAGCAATTTTGGAGTTACTCGGAGCAGCGAAAATTCCGCCATCGATACCAAATTCGCTTCTGTGAACTGCCTGCCCGTTTACGATGCCTTCATTTTCATCATTGGTAATGGCTACCGATTTTCCGTTTCTGTTGACGAAAAGGTTATTTTTAACGGTATAAACAATG
The window above is part of the Kaistella faecalis genome. Proteins encoded here:
- a CDS encoding S9 family peptidase; protein product: MKFSKLPLLLLGFGNLVFAQNQKYTMAEAVNGLRSNLAIKSIPQFSWSDDAKSYIQGTKNGYLVTELQSMKADTLVSLYLINKNLSADQKLKSFPQIKFTAKDKGYFTREGKYFRLEKSGADWKITEWATLNEGAENVKILPDNKTIVYTVKNNLFVNRNGKSVAITNDENEGIVNGQAVHRSEFGIDGGIFAAPSNSKIAFYRMDESMVTDYPIIDWASTPAKNVNIKYPMAGAVSHQVTLGVYDVNSQKKTFLNIDGDKEQYLTAITWSPDSKYIFVGVLNRDQNHLKMNQYDAVTGNLVKTLFEETSDKYVEPQHPLLFFPNSNTDFIWQSQRTGYNHLFHYNLEKGLVAQITKGDWLVTDILGFNEKKKEIYYTSTQESPMERHLYRVNWNNFKTQKLSTAPGMHTGVLSKDGTQLYDIYSNATTPRSVNLLNTSTLKSKNILTSENPLKNYKRPEIKNVTLKADDGTLLYGKIILPTDFDAAKKYPTIVYLYNGPHLQLVTDIFPASGNLWYEYMAQNGYIVFTMDGRGSSNRGMKFEQAVFRNLGETEMKDQLKGVDYLKSLPYVDGEKLGIHGWSFGGFMTTSFMLKYPEVFKAGVAGGPVIDWSMYEIMYTERYMDTPQTNPEGYKNSNLLDKVQNLKGNLLMIHGAQDNVVVWQHSVKFLKAAVDNGVQLDYFVYPGHEHNVMGKDRVHLMQKVTDYFDQHLKN